CCCGGTCCGGTGGATCTGTTATTCCTCGACGGCGATAAGGGCATGTATGTGGACATCGTCAAGCTGCTGGAGCCAAAGATGCGTCCCGGCTGTCTCATTGTTTCCGACAACACCGATCAGGAAGGCGCGGCGACCTATCTGGAGCACGTGCGCAACCCGGCCAATGGCTACATTTCCACGCCTTTGCTGACGCCCGGCGGAGACAAGGAACACAGCGGGCACGAGGTGTCCGTAAAACTCTAGTGGCGGCTGCGGCGCTTGGAGGATCGCCGGCGCGATGACGAGCGTCGGCGTTGGGGCTCGGCAGGGGCACCTTCCTCGCCTTCGGTGCCCTCGGTTGCTTTCTGCGGCATCGGGAAAACCGATACGCGTGCAACGGGGGTTGTCGGCACGGCTTGGGCGGCGGCTTGCGACCACTTGAAAGCCACTGCAATGCCGAACCAAAGGCTGACGAAATTAGCGGGCGAGGTCAGTGGTTGGCTGACCAGCGACAGGATCGCGAGCAACGTCGCAGCACCCCAAAGGTAGTGGCTCAGGCGGCGATGACTTTTCATCCGGGCAAAGCCGATCATCAGCGAGAGCGGGAATACGAGCCACAGCGCCATGCCGACGAGACCGTATTCGACGAGTGCGACCAGGAAATCGGAATGCGGGGTGGCGTAGAAACCACGTCCGAGGTCTACCTGTTGATGGAAGGGGAACACGTCGGTGAAGCTGCCAGCACCCCAGCCAAAGGCCGGGCGTTGCTCAAAGAGCGTCCAGGCGTCGCGCCACAGGGCTAGTTGCGTTTCCCACGGGATGCCAAACGGAGCGCGGGTGGGATCACTTTGGGCCAGGAAAAACTCATTGGCAAAATAGTAGAAACTGCCACCGGCTAGACCCAGCCCGATCACGGCCAGTGCGAGGCCCAGCATCATGGCAGCGGCCTTTTTCTTAATCACATAGGCGACACCCGAGCTGACCATGAGCAGCCCAAGGCCTACGCCCAGCAGGAAGTGGTGCACTGCCGAACCCGCCCAATAGATGGACGCCGCCAGGATTATCCAACCGAGACTCAGCCAGAATCCACGTTGCGAGAACAGGCTGGCGCGCTTGCCCAAGTGGAAGAAAACGCCGAACGAAACGATCATCCAGAACAGCGCAAAGGCCGCCCA
This is a stretch of genomic DNA from Cerasicoccus sp. TK19100. It encodes these proteins:
- a CDS encoding O-antigen ligase family protein, which codes for MWEEEYPLPGYQTQTERYVAAQIIGLGLLSSWLFAGDFVGGPAICASVAAISVFFYFIYSKEGAVSTRANRRYFRRWLMPPIALIGIWIAGQFAPAVQEISIGDRILYAFEDPASGGPVSGIPRESWMNILYPVCVMISMVGLIAFTLSQHAIAVMLRYLTRSVLILAGIGLVGVIFRWKKILTFLTPAQPDYFSLFPSGDQWAAFALFWMIVSFGVFFHLGKRASLFSQRGFWLSLGWIILAASIYWAGSAVHHFLLGVGLGLLMVSSGVAYVIKKKAAAMMLGLALAVIGLGLAGGSFYYFANEFFLAQSDPTRAPFGIPWETQLALWRDAWTLFEQRPAFGWGAGSFTDVFPFHQQVDLGRGFYATPHSDFLVALVEYGLVGMALWLVFPLSLMIGFARMKSHRRLSHYLWGAATLLAILSLVSQPLTSPANFVSLWFGIAVAFKWSQAAAQAVPTTPVARVSVFPMPQKATEGTEGEEGAPAEPQRRRSSSRRRSSKRRSRH